ttttgaaaattatttgCCAATAACAGCCAGATATAATGGCCCCGGGAGTTGATATATTGGCCGCGTTCACACCGGTGGTCAATTCAGCAGATTTTTCAAATGATGCGCCTGCGTGGTCTGTAAATTATACATTTCAGTCTGGGACATCCATGTCATGTCCTCACGCAGCAGGAGCAGCGGCTTATGTTAAATCGTTCCATCCAGATTGGCCTGCTTCCTTCATCAAATCTGCACTAATGACCACTGCGTTCGACATGATTCATACTGGGGATCCTGGACGTGAATTTTCCTACGGGTCCGGCCAGATCGACCCATTGAAGGCCATAAATCCTGGTCTTGTGTACCACACATCTACAGAGGACTATGTCAGTATGCTTTGTAATGTAGGCTTAGATGCAAAGAAAATCCGACTTATCACCAACCGCAGTTGTCGACCAGGAAGTGCAAGAAATCTCAACTACCCTTCACTGGGTGCACATATTGTAGCTCACAAGCCTTTCAAGTTGACATTTAGAAGGACAGTGACAAATGTTGGGAATCCACATTCCACATATCATGCGACAATCAGGGCAGACAGTGATAGGATCAATGTAACTGTAAACCCCAACATCTTATCTTTTAAGTCACTAACTCAAAGAAAGTCATTTGTCGTAACCGTTGTAGGAGATGCATTCGACTATTCTGAAACCGCTTCTGGGTCACTGGTCTGGTCAGATGGGAACCACACTGTGAGAAGTCCTCTTGTTGTGTACACATATGATTTTAAACACCATCATAATGAGCAAGCTGTGAAACATCACTAATGCTTTATGTACTGTTCCGCGTTCTGTTTGAGATTTCATAgaatgtaatttttctttttccatgacAGGACATATAATAAAACAGGGCTTTTTATTTAAGTGTAGCTACTTTAACAACTCTGGCCCGGCCCAGAAAACGGTACTTCGTACCGCACTTTGGTTGTGAATCAAGAAACTATAAATAAAGCCTCCCCCCTCCTGCGTCCTTAACCTCTAACCCTACCCTTCTCCGCGATAACTATTaggttttccttttcttcttcttcaaggaaAAAAATATGAATCCAAGATTTTCGGTGTGCAGATCAGTCTTAAGAGTTAGAAACCCGGTGGTCATCAGAACCCATATCGTCTTCTTATTCATTAGTCTCGCATCATCCAACTTCTTCGAACCTAATAACAGTAGTTATCTCAAAATACCACCACACTTTTAGTTTATCCTCCACAAATCTTTTTTCCCTGGAAACCATTTCAGCCCAAAAGATTAAAATGCTAGAAGACGCCGTTGATGAAATTGTGGCTTTTGGGAAGGTATGTAGGTTCCGATAACATAATTATTTTTAGATATTACAATATTTCCGTAAGAGTTACTAGATCACGAGTCCCTGTCTATGTACTACTTATGTAGTATGTTGATGCAGGTCACAGGATTGGTGATCATTGAGGATTGGTACGGATTTGTTGGTAGGTTCGAGGGAGGGAGTTCTGAACCAGAAAATGCCTGTAGAGGATGCTTCTGAAGTTGTTGCTGAAAACCTGGCTGGCAATACCAATCAGGTTAGTTCTTTTTCTATATTAACCACTGTTGCAAGGATCTGTCGTTTGGTAGGGCTGGATTGCGACTAATTTACAGGCCGTTACTTTTGATTTGCAGATAGAATACTAATTAGATAGACAGCTAAAAAATTAAAGCGAAAAAAAATCAATAACGATTTTTTATAGTTCttcaaggaagaaaaataaaatttgattatgttgaaaaaaatttaattaggaTGTTAACatcctaagaaaaataaaatttgattatgCGAATACGATGATAGCATCTGAGACTCTTTATTGCGGCGAATATGATGTTGGGTTGCCTAATCTTCTTACGGTTCCCTTTATGTGTTGTCTTGATTGTATTGGGGTTGAGGTATCCCTTTTCAATAATTTTTCGCTTTAACTGGTTAAAAAGTCAAAATTTATGTTGAGAAGAAGAATTTCTTTTGTTTCTATATAAAGTCTACATTAAGTTGccgaaaaataaatataattatctAGATTAACAAAACATGCATTAAATTGgcgaaaaataaatataattatccAAATTAACAAAGTATAACgagaattttaaaatcaaaattatataGTGCACCAATAATATGCGGATTGGAATTATGTATATGAGCGAGTTAAAACTGATTTTGTATAATAAGTGGATTGGAATTATATATGTGAGCGGgctaaaactgattttttttccACGGTAAACAATATTGGGCAAGATAATAGAAGACTGTTTTGAGGTATAATCAAAGTTACTTATGTAGTAAAACCAAACACCCCTTATCCACATATTTTATAATGATAATAAcgctcttatcatttattttattttatttttatatttttttaagtttttttcgtttttaattttttagaaaaaaagTTGAACTTTTTTAACTTTTTCGTTATTTACAAAATCTAGGCTCGGTTGACAAGTTATCGGCCGAACCTATTTCTATTTTAAAAATATACTTAGGTTCAACTAATAATTATTAGTCGAACTTCGTTCTTTAATTGCCGAACCTAACAGGGATAGTCAATTAAGATTTGTAGAGACTTTATTACAAAACATACCATAAAAGGCTAAAAAAAATCTCAAATCTCTCCTAAGTAGGTAATATTTTGAGagacttttttctttcttttttctttgaggATTAAATATTAAAAACAATAACCAAATAAGCTATCgttaaactttaaaaaaaaaatgaaaaaacaaaagttTACTAGAGATTCAAATCCCTTATATTCGTCTCGTTTTGATTTTATTGGCAAAATGGTTACAATTTGTATTAGCCATGCATGGACTCGTACATTTTGATTGAATTATTCATATATTAATTCATTAtgtaaaaaataaatatacaattTGTCTCACGTGTGTAAGGTGAAATTCATATATATTTTGTTGTCTATATGAATCACCATCATTCCGAGAGTCCCAAAATCTCTTGCATTAAAAGTCTCTCAATGTTTCTACTAATCCCAGTTGACTAAGTTCGGCTCACTCGGGACAACCAAACTTAGTGTAGTTCTTCATGAAGGGAAGTTCGATTATCATTTCGTgttcaattatcagccgaaccattTGTCAGCATTTCCAGAATGGAGAACAATGAGTAGTTCGGCTTgtaatttgcttcaattgtaagCAGAACTTCACTATGTAACAtcataaaaccctagtttttacgATTTAAACCTAATCTATCaaccaaacaaaacaaaataatacatCGGTTTGTGGGAAATACTTTTTATTGTACATTCCCTTGCAATGAGGATTTGATTCTTACTCTCCAACTTCACTCAATTCGATTTCTACTTTAACTTCCCCCACCGTTAGAGCCTCTACTTTTAGTCGAAGTTCATGAAAATTAAAGTCGGGTTAGCGTTAGAGAAGAGAGTaggaagaaaatttaaaaaaataaataaaaaagtaaaaataaataaataaattgaggTTGTCTAAGTAATTTAACTAGCTTTAGACACCTCTTTTCAACCGTTAGAGTAATCATTTTGTATGCCTCAAACCAACCTTCAAGAAATAGGGACGGGCTATATCTTAAGTTAGCTCTttgctaggcccgtccctgctctatttttttctttcacCTCCCATATATCTTAATGAGATTCAAGTATATGTTTCTTGACGTTGGAGATCCATAATCAAACAAAGGAAGATGCTTAATGAAATCGCACGATCCATAATCGATGTAAAGGCTTCTATTTCATTTCTTAACTTTCGAACATGGCCTTATCATCCTCTAGACACAAACCCATAATTTTCTATTCCTGTAAGAGTAGAGATCCAGAATGTTTTGTTTTTCTAGGAGGATTTAGGGTTTGATGACCATGAAGGGGGTCATCACATTCCTACAACACTGATGTCGCTTTATGTCACAACGTGTCGTGATCCTGAATGCTGAATGCATTATACTCCAACCCGTAGACAGATTGGTTTGTTTTGTAAATTGGGATGAACCTGGTTCTTTTCTCGTTTACAATCTTTGCCTAGGGATAGAACATCGTGGATTGGAACAAGTGCAAGTGAAGTATCCGTTAATAACTTTGGCCAACAAGAAGtaactgattctgctgaaaatttTAAGGCTCAACTATGaacatgtgctttgattcggACATGACCCGATTACTAAGCAACACAAAGTGTCTTCCGTATATAAAGATGATTGTATGTAAGAATATAATTTTATCGGTCGCAAAACCTCTGCCGTTGCTAGGTCTTCACAGTAGGTGAGAATAAATGGAGAAAAACTGATAATCTCCAAGCTCCACTCAGCATTCCAAGTGAGAGCAAAACGGTCTATGTAAATGGTTTTATATGTTGGATCTATTACCGTATATTCTTTAAGGGAGACCAAAGTGATTGTGTCTGATACATGAAGAGTGACACTTAAGGTGATCATAATTCCTGATCGCATCCCTAAAGACATTACATCGGAAAACTAATCAACGAATTAGTAGAATTCGATGGACACTTAACTGTTTTAGTGTAAGAAGGAGATGACTGGCTCAACTTGTAGATATATAATGATAATAAGTAATGTTGGAGGTCGTTAGATTGAAGAAATCATCCAGATTCCTTGTCCATGGAGTGAATTCAATAATTTAGATGACCATTGCTGGCACAGACCTAATAGTCATAAGATTCCCGATGTTTCTGTCAGGATCATAGGAATTTTATGACTACTAGGTTTGTGCCGGtataagctttaaaatctgaattatttAATGAACGCCACGGACAAGGCATTTGGATTGTTTCTTTAATCCACTGAGCACTAGCATTATCGTTATTATCATTAAATCGGCAAGTTGAGCCAATCATCTCCTTCTTGAACTAAAACAACGCTAAATGCCCACGGGCTTCTACTAATTCATTAACTTCTCAGTGTAACGCTAAATGTCTTTAGGGATGTAATCAGGGATAATGATCACCCCAAATGTTTCTCTTTCGCCATTCAAACATAGTGATAGTGATTTTAGTCTTCCTTCAGAGTATTCGGAAGTGAATCCAACATATAAAACATTCACATAAAAAGTTTTGTCATCATTTAGAATTCCCGGTGGAGATTGGTTATAATCAATCTTTCTCCATTTATTCTCACTTACTGTGAAGACCCCGTATGTAAATTTACGCCTAACAACGACAGAGGTTTTGTGACCCCACGGAATTACACTCTTGCATACAGTCATCGAATAACCGCACAACACTTTGTGTTGCTTAGTAGTTAGGTCATATTCGAACCCCAAACACATGTCCGTAGCCGAGCCTCAAATTTTCAGCAGATCAGCTACTTTTTGCTGGCCAAAGTTGCTAACAAAGACTTCACTTGTACTAGTTTAGATCTACCATGTTTTCTCTGGAGTGCAAAGATTGTAACTGAGAACAGAATAAGGCTCATCGCAGTTTACAAAACAAACCAACCCGCTTATGGGTTGGAGTACATTGCATTTAGAATCACGCTATGATACACACTACGATTTGAAGCAACATCAGCATTTAGGGTCCTCCTTCATGGTCATCAAATCTTAAAACCGGCTGGTAAATGAACTTTCGGTTTTGCACCCAGAGACGATAAAGCCATGTTGGAAAGATAAGAAATGAAGTAATGCCTTTATATCGATGTTCAACATGCAATTTGAGTAAGCATCTGTCTTGTTTGATTATGGATCTCCAATGTTTAGAAACACGATTATGGATCTCCAATGTTTAGAAATACACTTGAATCTCATCAAGTTATTTGCAGTTCGGAATATTCTTTGCATTGTCTGCTTAAACCTAAACGCGGCTATGCTTACTCATAGGTCTTAATCTGTGTTGCaaatttactgaaatttatcttattttcttgATACCATATTGCTtgatccattttatcctccactTATCTCTTAATCCGTGTTACGAAATTACTGAAATTAATATTAATCTTAGTACCTCTGTGTCTTCTGTGCTGTCAAGGAATGTGCAAGGGCTAGGCCCCTCTATAACTCAAAATCACCTAAATATCTAGAGAAATTAATCCAGCTGATCCGATCTTTCTTGCTGAGACTATGGAAATAATTACTAGGCGATTATTGGTCTCTCTGGTGGAATGCTCATTGCCTGGCTCAGCAATATTAAGATTCAATGCGTTTTCTTTTCAGCATAACTTGTGTCCTTTTAAAGTAGTATATAACTATGATGTATGCTGCATTGTCTGCATCAGAAAAATATGACCAGTGGATCAAGATCAACTCTATTGGACTGAGCAATACACCAATTTTGCCTTAATGACCAATTTGGACGCTAATTTTCCTAGGAGTCTGGCAAGATCGATTGGCCATAAATCCTGGTCTTGTTTACCACACATCTATAGAAGACTACATCAGTATGCTTTGTAATGTAGGTTTAGATTCAAAGAAAATTCGACTTATCACCACCAACCGAAGTTATCCCGCTGAAATTCGACCAGGAAATGCAAGGGATCTCAATTACCTTTGACTGGGTGCACATGCTGTAGCTCACAAGCCTTTTAGTTTGACTTTTAAGAGGAAAGTGACAAATGTTAGGACTCCATATTTCACATATTAAGCGGCAATCAGGACATTGTTCCACGTTTGTTTTAGATCTCTTAGAATGTAGTTTTGCTCTTTCCATCACAATGCATATAATAAAACAGAGCTTTTTATTTAAAATGCAGCTACTTTTTAACTTCATAAAGAGCTCGCAACTCTGGCCCGTCTCAGGATACTGTACTTAGTACGGCACCATGGTTGTGTGGTGTTTACTGTTGGTGTCAGCAGCACTGACGGCCACCTTGTTGCCTAAAGTTTCTTGGGAAATGGAAAGACCCTTGTGGTTAGCTCTACATTCCTCCTCGGGGTAGCTATTaggttttcctttcttctttttcaaggaaaaaaaatgaatcaaAGATTTTCTGTTATATCAGTCTTAAGAAGAAACCCATTTACAAGATGGTCATTAAAACCCATATCTTCTCATTAGTCTAGCATGATCCAACTTCTTCAAACCTCATAACAGTACTTATTACAAAATTCCACCACACTTTTAATTATCCTCCACAAATCTTTTCAACTCCTGGAAACCATTTCCAGAAATGCAGTggaaaagcagcagcagcacaatgTAACTTAGACGTTGATTATGTTCAAAATGAAATTTATGAAGTTCGTGGAGGCTGGAGCAATTGTGGACCAGATAGAATTAGGTACTCTACATCCTTTTGATGCTGTCGTGATTCCGGCGAGAAAATTTGATGCCTTAATGGATAAATTGGGCGTTTATCCATCCTATGAAAAACCTGGGGTTTATCCACATCACCTGCAGAGATTTACTGAACAAATTGAATCCTTAGAAGAATGCGTTGATGAAACCATGTCTCTTTGGGAGGTACTAATTtctaaaaaatttatttattttggtattacaACATTCCAGTAAGATTACTGGATCATGAGAGTCCCTTTCTATGTAGTATGTTGCACATGGCAAAGCACCTTATTGGGATGATGTCGTGGATTGGTATAATTCTGTTGGTAGGTTCAGGTAGGTTCAACAAGGGAGAGATTTTCAAACCAGAAAATGAAAGTGACACTTTACCAATTGCTCGGGACCAGATTGCTATGCCTGTGGGTGATGTTTCTGCAGTTGTTGCTGAAAACCTGGCAGACAATACCAACAATAAGGTTAGTTCTTCTGCTATATTGACCACTATATATCGTTTCTTTCGCTTCCTGTGCATTTCATTTATATGCAATATAAGCTTAATCAAGTTATTTGCAGTGTGAAATATTCTTCAGATTATATTAGTCATACAACTAAGTCTCTCTTTTCTTCCTATTACATTCTCTGCTTAAAAACTAAATTTGGCTACGCTTTGCTTGATCAATTTAGCCTCTACTTAACTCTAAATCCCTGTTACaaatttactgaaatttatcttATTTTTACCACTGTGTTTTCTGTGCTTACTTGCGATATCTATTTTAAAGGTTAACCTAAGCATGAAGCTTCCGTCAAGGAATGTGCAAGGGCTAGGCCCCTCTAAAACTCAGAATCACCTAAAACATCTAATAGAGCAATTCAATCCAGATCTGAGCTTTCTTGCTGAGACTAAAGCATCTTAGAAACTATGTCAAAATTACAAGGCGATTAAGATTTGCAGAATGGTCTTTTGCACCTAGGATTGATCTCTCTGGTGGAATGCTCTTTGCATGGCACAGCAGCATCAAGATTTCTTTTTGTCTTTTAAAAGTAGTAGATAACTATGATAACCACTGGAATCTTGTATGGATATATGGTGCATCGTCTGCACCAGAAAAATATGACCAGTGAGTGGACCATGATTAATTCTTTCAGTCTGAACACAGTATCCCATGGATTATTATTGGACACCAGACCTCATTCTGCATTTAGTTGATAAATAGGGAGGAAATCAATGTACTTGTAGATCTTAGGTACCAAGGTATTCCCTTCACTTGGTCCAATAATAAAGATagacaagaaaatatgaaggaaagaaTTGATACTGTCCACAGAATGGTCAAGAAAAGAACATTTTCCTAAGGCTATAATAAAACATAAACATCTGATGAGAGTGGGCTCGGATCATACCTCTATTCTGCTCATTTCTAAATAAAAACAGCTCTAGATCCTTCAAGAAAGTTCATGGTTAGAGCACGTAAGTCTTAGAGAACTAATCCAGGAAATTGGATTTTGCAGAACTCGATTTCGACATACAGTCTTGAGCCGAGCTGAACTCCAGAGTGGAAATGGTTCATTGATTCCCAGAATCTGTGACAATACTTGGCATCCTTTAAGCGATGCTTTCGTGCAATGATCAAGGCTAAGCATCATTTTTACATTTATATTAATATGCAATTCATGTAATGACGGCAACTCAAACCACCTGATAGACCTACAGCAACTAGAGCCCAATCAAAGTGAGTGGTGCACATTGTCATGGAAGCAGCATGTACCACACTCAGCACCATATGTCCACTTACAAATGAAGTGTGTGCTTCCCATTAGTTCCCACATAATCTTCCTTAGACATATGCACTTGTTATTAGTGTCTCCATTTCTGAATGTGTTGGAGTAAAAAAGACACAAACTGGCAATGGAGAACCGTGACAAAAAACAAGTGCAGACTGAAACGCTCTTGAAATTTCCTTGGCGGCAGACTAAATTTCGGGTTTTTATATTTCTCCTGATTCAAACTTAATTTTGCAGTTATCTTAAAGTGGAACATATTTCTTATAACTTGACTTTGAAGCAAGAAAATGTTGGTGCCCTTTAAAGAACACAAATCTCTGTTTTGGGTCTACTATTTTTTGAATAAACTCCTAggactatgtttttttttttagaattatatAATCAACTCTAAAGGTAACCACTGAAGAAAATGAAATTTGTGTCAAGTGAGTTGGGTCCGGTGCTCAAGTGCTCCATTACTCAAATATAGAATGTTTACCCATCATTTTCCTTTTATTAGAAGGTTCCCTTTAGATATGTTGGTTATTTACTATTCATCTTTCCAAAATCTCAGCCTGTAAAAGTCTAGAAACCAGGAAAAGGAGGAAAAGGTAACCAATTCTTAAAAGATAAtgttttttcatttctttatgCATGATTTGATCTGAACTGctctttttttcaattttgaatttGTATGGGGAAAAAAGTGGTGCCTGCGTAGAGGATTCTATTGATTTACACATATACATGAGCCAGAATGTATCAATTTTTACTCATAAATGCAAGTCAAATTCATCTCAGGgtttttatattcttaattttgcaGATATCTTCGTAATAGAGCAGTAATCTTTTTGGCTGACCAGTGGCCCGAGTTCAAAACCCGTCAGCACCGTAATCCTACTAACCGGAGGAAATGCAAAGCAacccaacatcatcaacagacaaCAATGAaggaaaaaagagagaatttgaTGAAAAGAATTGGTATGAAATTGTTACACCTAGTCAAGTACAAACCCCCAACATTACATATAGCTGACAACAATTTCTGATATGGCAAGGCAAACATGTCAACTGAGTCAGCATCTTACTGACCTACTACTACTActctcttcatcatcttctttatttgaccTTACAAGGTGGCAATGGTTTACCACATAAGCATTGGTTATGAGCATAAGCAACTGCTGGGAAAATGTTAAATGGTCTACCTTGTGGGATCTGTCCACACAATCTATTTGCTCTAAAATTTGCATGTTTCAGGTTCTCTATCCTTAACAAACTATCCGGAATTTTCCCAGTCAGTCTATTAATAGATAAATCCAACCATTTCAAACTCACCAATTCCCCTAAACTTGGAGGAATAGTTCCCATAATCTGATTCCTCGAGACATCCAACTTTTCAAGTTCAATAAGTGCTGAAATTGAACTTGGTATCCTACCTGAAATCTTATTTCTTGAGACACTCAATGATTTCAGTCTCAAACCTGACCTGAATTCATGAAACTGCCCTGTTATCTGATTACCTGAAACATCCAACACTTCAAGATATCTGTTTGTATTCTTTAAAATCTCTGAGACATTGAATTTCAACAAGTTGTTTGAGAGGTTTAGCTTCTGCAAAC
The nucleotide sequence above comes from Papaver somniferum cultivar HN1 chromosome 8, ASM357369v1, whole genome shotgun sequence. Encoded proteins:
- the LOC113303452 gene encoding uncharacterized protein LOC113303452 isoform X1, coding for MPVEDASEVVAENLAGNTNQFVEAGAIVDQIELGTLHPFDAVVIPARKFDALMDKLGVYPSYEKPGVYPHHLQRFTEQIESLEECVDETMSLWEVQVGSTRERFSNQKMKVTLYQLLGTRLLCLWVMFLQLLLKTWQTIPTIRYLRNRAVIFLADQWPEFKTRQHRNPTNRRKCKATQHHQQTTMKEKRENLMKRIGMKLLHLVKYKPPTLHIADNNF
- the LOC113303452 gene encoding uncharacterized protein LOC113303452 isoform X2, with the translated sequence MFKMKFMKFVEAGAIVDQIELGTLHPFDAVVIPARKFDALMDKLGVYPSYEKPGVYPHHLQRFTEQIESLEECVDETMSLWEVQVGSTRERFSNQKMKVTLYQLLGTRLLCLWVMFLQLLLKTWQTIPTIRYLRNRAVIFLADQWPEFKTRQHRNPTNRRKCKATQHHQQTTMKEKRENLMKRIGMKLLHLVKYKPPTLHIADNNF